Proteins from a genomic interval of Schistocerca cancellata isolate TAMUIC-IGC-003103 chromosome 8, iqSchCanc2.1, whole genome shotgun sequence:
- the LOC126095770 gene encoding cytochrome c oxidase assembly factor 7 homolog, translating into MGVNLKDEEEVKQYLHNLGIEYRFGCYQEKKPEVCHLLGDYLEAIKKDFDKAAKVYKTNCDDYNFGKSCQKFGNYSFVGKGNITKDTEVAFKYYKKACDLGETKACFNVGVLNILDTKNSRKEKDYALGVASLHKCCDDNDAHCCFYVSTMFLQGLKNGFIEKDMAKAYSFSLKACDLGSMQACANVSQMYQRGDGVDKNEDLAEKYKKKALELQQQTFKQQQLEFQQGTKPV; encoded by the coding sequence ATGGGTGTAAACTTAAAAGATGAAGAAGAAGTGAAGCAATACTTACATAATTTAGGTATTGAATATCGTTTTGGTTGCTATCAAGAAAAGAAACCAGAGGTATGTCATTTGTTGGGGGATTACTTAGAAGCCATCAAGAAGGATTTTGATAAAGCAGCGAAAGTGTATAAAACTAACTGTGATGACTATAATTTTGGTAAAAGCtgtcagaaatttggaaattactcATTTGTTGGGAAGGGAAACATCACTAAAGATACAGAAGTTGCATTTAAGTATTATAAAAAGGCATGTGACCTGGGTGAAACAAAAGCTTGCTTTAATGTTGGCGTTTTAAACATTCTAGATACTAAAAACAGCAGGAAAGAGAAGGACTATGCTTTAGGGGTAGCTTCACTACACAAATGTTGTGATGATAACGACGCGCACTGTTGCTTTTATGTCAGTACTATGTTTTTACAGGGTCTGAAAAATGGTTTCATTGAGAAAGATATGGCTAAAGCTTATTCATTTTCATTAAAAGCTTGTGATCTAGGTAGCATGCAGGCCTGTGCAAATGTAAGTCAGATGTATCAGAGGGGTGATGGTGTTGACAAAAATGAAGATTTAGCCGAGAAATATAAGAAAAAAGCACTGGAATTGCAGCAACAGACATTCAAACAGCAGCAGCTGGAGTTTCAGCAAGGGACAAAGCCTGTGTAA